A DNA window from Daucus carota subsp. sativus chromosome 3, DH1 v3.0, whole genome shotgun sequence contains the following coding sequences:
- the LOC108211951 gene encoding protein POLLENLESS 3-LIKE 2 has translation MMNAPPGFRPTKSAPCSPAKPPLGLSRTGSQSFHVAHKVPLGDSPYVRAKHVQLVDKDPEKAIPLFWAAINAGDRVDSALKDMAIVMKQQNRAEEAIEAIKSLRPRCSEQSQESLDNILLDLFKRCGRLDDQIGLLKHKLFLIQQGVAFNGKRTKTARSQGKKFQVSVEQEATRLLGNLGWALMQQNNYIEAEDAYRRALVIAPDNNKMCNLGICLMKQGRISEAKETLRRVKPAVADARGIDSHLKAYERAHLESDMMNNSSKDQIQQRKLFDAFLSSSAIWQPQPCRESSSAKPQDDFADENVNSQNIVQKIGISTNSSQLQDRLKRTRSDNAANFDRENETGKSWKPPISKAMSSHSNKPKETGDETNDSSKEFEEAILAAVLGSSSEFGNVVKAMSNDGGIVVPRKVGKRLKVFQDITPSLSPRA, from the exons ATGATGAATGCTCCTCCCGGTTTTAGACCCACTAAATCAGCTCCATGCTCACCAGCAAAGCCGCCTCTCGGGCTTTCCAGAACCGGCTCTCAGTCTTTTCATGTCGCGCATAAAGTCCCCCTCGGGGACTCACCTTATGTGAGGGCTAAACATGTTCAA TTGGTGGACAAGGATCCAGAGAAGGCAATACCATTATTTTGGGCGGCCATAAATGCTGGAGATAGAGTTGACAGTGCACTGAAAGATATGGCTATTGTCATGAAGCAACAGAATAGAGCAGAAGAGGCCATAGAGGCCATCAAGTCACTGAGACCACGTTGCTCTGAACAATCTCAGGAGTCCCTTGACAACATTTTATTAGATCTTTTCAAG AGATGTGGGAGATTAGACGATCAGATCGGCTTGTTGAAGCACAAGCTGTTTTTGATTCAGCAAGGAGTGGCTTTTAATGGGAAACGCACTAAAACAGCTCGATCTCAGGGAAAAAAATTTCAGGTTTCTGTTGAGCAAGAAGCTACTAGATTATTG GGGAACTTGGGATGGGCACTTATGCAGCAGAACAACTACATTGAAGCTGAGGATGCTTACAGAAGGGCATTAGTGATTGCGCCAGACAATAATAAGATGTGCAATTTAGGAATTTGCTTGATGAAACAAGGAAGAATCTCCGAGGCTAAAGAGACCCTTAGAAGAGTAAAGCCAGCAGTAGCTGATGCAAGAGGCATCGATTCCCACCTCAAAGCATATGAAAGAGCACACCTTGAATCAGATATGATGAACAACAGCTCCAAAGATCAGATACAACAAAGGAAGTTGTTTGATGCATTCCTGAGCTCTTCTGCAATTTGGCAGCCACAGCCTTGCAGAGAATCATCCTCTGCCAAACCGCAAGATGATTTTGCTGACGAGAATGTTAATTCTCAGAATATAGTGCAAAAAATTGGGATCTCAACTAACAGCAGCCAGTTGCAAGATAGGCTTAAAAGAACAAGGTCAGACAATGCTGCTAACTTTGATAGAGAAAATGAGACTGGAAAGTCTTGGAAGCCGCCTATTTCTAAGGCGATGAGTAGTCACTCAAATAAACCAAAAGAAACAGGAGACGAGACGAATGACAGTAGCAAAGAGTTTGAAGAGGCCATACTTGCAGCAGTTCTAGGTTCCAGTAGTGAGTTTGGAAACGTCGTTAAGGCCATGAGTAATGATGGTGGGATCGTAGTTCCAAGAAAGGTTGGAAAGAGGCTGAAGGTGTTTCAAGATATTACACCTTCCTTGAGTCCCAGGGCCTGA
- the LOC108210382 gene encoding rac-like GTP-binding protein RHO1 isoform X1, with the protein MSASRFIKCVTVGDGAVGKTCLLISYTSNTFPTDYVPTVFDNFSANVVVNGATVNLGLWDTAGQEDYNRLRPLSYRGADVFILAFSLISKASYENVSKKWIPELKHYAPGVPIVLVGTKLDLRDDKQFFVDHPGAVPITQAQGEELRKTIAAPSYIECSSKTQENVKGVFDAAIKVVLQPPKTKKKKGKAQKACSIL; encoded by the exons ATGAGCGCTTCTAGATTTATTAAATGTGTTACCGTCGGCGATGGTGCTGTAGGCAAGACCTGTTTGTTGATCTCTTATACCAGTAACACCTTCCCCACG GATTATGTGCCAACAGTGTTCGATAATTTCAGTGCAAATGTAGTTGTCAATGGAGCAACTGTGAATCTGGGCCTGTGGGATACCGCTG GACAGGAAGATTACAATCGGTTAAGACCACTGAGTTACCGCGGGGCAGACGTTTTTATATTGGCATTCTCTCTGATTAGCAAAGCTAGCTATGAAAATGTTTCCAAAAAG TGGATTCCGGAGTTAAAGCACTACGCCCCTGGTGTACCAATAGTGCTTGTGGGAACAAAGCTCG ATCTACGGGATGATAAGCAGTTCTTTGTCGACCACCCTGGTGCTGTACCAATAACTCAAGCTCAG GGAGAGGAGTTGAGGAAAACAATAGCAGCACCTTCCTACATTGAATGTAGTTCAAAAACACAAGAG AATGTAAAGGGTGTTTTCGATGCTGCCATTAAAGTTGTGCTCCAACCACCCAAGACGAAGAAAAagaagggaaaagctcaaaAAGCCTGCTCTATTTTGTGA
- the LOC108210382 gene encoding rac-like GTP-binding protein RHO1 isoform X2: MKEMLEERETTKKARKAVREEGMDYVPTVFDNFSANVVVNGATVNLGLWDTAGQEDYNRLRPLSYRGADVFILAFSLISKASYENVSKKWIPELKHYAPGVPIVLVGTKLDLRDDKQFFVDHPGAVPITQAQGEELRKTIAAPSYIECSSKTQENVKGVFDAAIKVVLQPPKTKKKKGKAQKACSIL; the protein is encoded by the exons ATGAAAGAGATGTTAGAAGAAAGAGAAACGACAAAGAAAGCGAGAAAAGCGGTGAGGGAGGAGGGGATG GATTATGTGCCAACAGTGTTCGATAATTTCAGTGCAAATGTAGTTGTCAATGGAGCAACTGTGAATCTGGGCCTGTGGGATACCGCTG GACAGGAAGATTACAATCGGTTAAGACCACTGAGTTACCGCGGGGCAGACGTTTTTATATTGGCATTCTCTCTGATTAGCAAAGCTAGCTATGAAAATGTTTCCAAAAAG TGGATTCCGGAGTTAAAGCACTACGCCCCTGGTGTACCAATAGTGCTTGTGGGAACAAAGCTCG ATCTACGGGATGATAAGCAGTTCTTTGTCGACCACCCTGGTGCTGTACCAATAACTCAAGCTCAG GGAGAGGAGTTGAGGAAAACAATAGCAGCACCTTCCTACATTGAATGTAGTTCAAAAACACAAGAG AATGTAAAGGGTGTTTTCGATGCTGCCATTAAAGTTGTGCTCCAACCACCCAAGACGAAGAAAAagaagggaaaagctcaaaAAGCCTGCTCTATTTTGTGA